Proteins from a single region of Sphingomonas swuensis:
- a CDS encoding DegT/DnrJ/EryC1/StrS family aminotransferase produces the protein MKVPFLELRAGYEVLKPEIDAAVARAMASGWYIGGPEVEGFERAFADYCSAAHCVGVANGLDALHLGLRAMDVGPGDEVIVASNSYIATLLAVSMVGATPVLVEADPATHNLDPSKVEAAITPRTRVILPTHLYGQPADLDPLLEIARRRGLRLLEDGAQGHGGRYRGQRVGGHGDLVAWSFYPSKNLGALGDAGAITTNDPVLADRVRTLGNYGSHQRYVNEVRGVNSRLDPLQAAVLSVKLAYLDAWNSRRKAIAERYLEAFADLPGITLPAVPDWADPAWHLFVIRATDRDGLQQRLADQGIQTLIHYPIPPHRQQAYADLGLPAGSFPIAEQLANEVLSLPIGPQMRDEEVEAVIAAVRAAAA, from the coding sequence ATGAAAGTCCCCTTTCTCGAGCTTCGCGCCGGCTATGAGGTTCTCAAGCCCGAGATCGACGCGGCCGTGGCACGGGCAATGGCTTCGGGCTGGTACATCGGGGGTCCGGAGGTGGAGGGCTTCGAACGGGCCTTCGCCGATTACTGCAGTGCCGCGCATTGCGTCGGGGTGGCCAACGGGCTCGATGCGCTTCACCTCGGGCTCCGCGCAATGGATGTCGGTCCCGGCGACGAGGTGATCGTCGCCAGCAACAGCTACATCGCAACCCTGCTTGCGGTGAGCATGGTCGGCGCCACCCCGGTGCTGGTCGAAGCCGATCCGGCAACCCATAATCTCGACCCGAGCAAGGTCGAGGCTGCGATCACGCCGCGCACCCGGGTCATCCTGCCGACCCATCTCTACGGCCAGCCGGCCGACCTCGATCCACTCCTTGAGATTGCCCGCAGGCGCGGCTTGCGGCTGCTCGAGGATGGTGCGCAGGGGCATGGCGGGCGCTATCGGGGCCAGCGCGTCGGCGGCCATGGCGACCTCGTCGCGTGGAGCTTCTACCCGAGCAAGAACCTCGGCGCGCTCGGGGACGCGGGCGCGATCACCACCAACGATCCGGTCCTCGCCGACCGGGTCAGGACGCTCGGCAATTACGGTTCGCACCAGCGCTACGTGAACGAGGTGCGCGGCGTGAACAGCCGGCTTGATCCGCTCCAGGCTGCGGTGCTCTCGGTCAAGCTCGCTTATCTCGACGCGTGGAACAGCCGCCGCAAGGCGATCGCCGAGCGCTACCTGGAGGCCTTTGCCGACCTTCCCGGCATCACCCTTCCGGCGGTGCCCGATTGGGCCGATCCGGCCTGGCACCTGTTCGTCATTCGGGCGACCGATCGGGACGGGCTGCAGCAGCGTCTTGCCGACCAAGGCATCCAGACCCTCATCCATTACCCCATCCCGCCGCACCGCCAGCAGGCCTATGCCGATCTCGGCCTTCCTGCCGGGAGCTTTCCGATCGCCGAGCAGCTTGCGAACGAGGTGCTCAGCCTGCCGATCGGTCCGCAGATGCGCGACGAGGAAGTCGAGGCCGTCATCGCCGCGGTCCGCGCCGCGGCAGCCTGA
- a CDS encoding GNAT family N-acetyltransferase, protein MAHAGENIKLVLAKPFHPCEGLDRAKDLILVTAGLRLVPYDRDYLDRSWEWLSDPQTRALTLTPAFRREDQQAFFERLPGRTDYLIWGVEHDGRPVGAAGLKQVAAPKAEYWGYLGDKSLWGRKLGPVLLALVEEQARERGLTDLFLRVARDNERAIRLYLRTGWADAGDDGEVLHMTKTLAP, encoded by the coding sequence GTGGCGCATGCCGGTGAGAACATCAAGCTTGTCCTTGCCAAGCCCTTTCACCCTTGCGAAGGCCTCGACCGTGCCAAGGACCTCATTCTCGTGACCGCCGGGCTGAGGCTGGTCCCCTACGACCGCGACTATCTCGACCGCAGCTGGGAGTGGCTGTCGGATCCGCAGACCCGGGCGCTGACCCTGACACCCGCCTTTCGCCGGGAGGATCAGCAGGCCTTCTTCGAACGGCTGCCGGGCCGGACCGACTATCTGATCTGGGGAGTAGAACATGACGGGCGTCCGGTCGGGGCCGCGGGCCTGAAGCAGGTGGCAGCGCCCAAGGCCGAATATTGGGGCTATCTTGGTGACAAGTCGCTGTGGGGGCGCAAACTCGGGCCGGTCCTGCTCGCGCTTGTCGAGGAGCAGGCGCGCGAACGCGGGCTGACCGACCTGTTCCTACGCGTGGCCCGCGACAATGAGCGCGCCATCCGCCTCTACCTTCGCACCGGTTGGGCCGATGCAGGGGATGACGGCGAGGTGCTGCACATGACCAAGACGCTGGCGCCATGA
- a CDS encoding glycosyltransferase, with the protein MGGRRIALLLPDLGGGGAERVAVTLANGFARRGLIVELVLMRPQGVLRDLVHRDVRIVDLKAPRIRQVPTRFAAYLRETKPDGVLAFMWPLTVAAVLARIIARSPARLVLSDHSTLGRQYPGKRVQQAIRWTVRRFYPHAVARTTVSEGATADLASLSGLAPDQFEVLSNPLDLPPLPLARSDEVERQWDGDGRRILSLGSLKPEKDQAQLLRAFARMPAGDRLMIVGEGAERWQLESLTKELGIADRVVMPGFRIDPWPFLASADLFVLSSRFEGLPLVLVEALHAGLRIVSTDCPSGPREILAGGRYGKLVPVGDANQLAEAMERALASVPDRESLRRRARQLASHATIDRYLELLLGTA; encoded by the coding sequence GTGGGCGGACGCCGGATCGCATTGCTCCTCCCCGATCTCGGCGGCGGGGGCGCCGAGCGCGTCGCGGTGACGCTTGCCAACGGCTTTGCCCGCCGCGGCCTTATCGTCGAACTGGTGCTGATGCGGCCGCAGGGCGTGTTGCGCGACCTTGTCCACCGGGATGTTCGGATTGTCGACCTCAAGGCACCGCGCATCCGCCAGGTGCCGACCCGCTTCGCGGCCTACCTGCGCGAAACGAAACCCGACGGCGTCCTCGCCTTCATGTGGCCGCTGACCGTCGCCGCGGTGCTCGCGCGGATCATCGCCCGTTCGCCGGCGCGACTGGTGCTGAGCGACCATAGTACCCTTGGCCGGCAATATCCAGGCAAGCGTGTCCAGCAGGCGATCCGCTGGACCGTGCGCCGCTTCTATCCTCATGCCGTTGCCCGGACGACGGTTTCCGAGGGCGCGACCGCCGATCTTGCAAGCCTGAGCGGACTCGCGCCTGACCAGTTCGAGGTGCTGTCCAACCCGCTCGACCTGCCGCCACTCCCGCTCGCGCGGTCGGACGAGGTCGAGCGGCAATGGGACGGGGATGGGCGACGGATCCTGTCCCTCGGCAGCCTCAAGCCGGAAAAGGACCAGGCGCAGCTTCTCCGCGCCTTCGCCCGCATGCCCGCCGGCGACCGGCTGATGATCGTCGGCGAAGGCGCAGAGCGCTGGCAGCTCGAGAGCCTCACGAAGGAGCTCGGAATCGCGGACCGGGTCGTCATGCCGGGCTTCCGGATCGATCCCTGGCCATTCTTAGCCTCGGCTGACCTGTTCGTGCTTTCGAGCCGCTTCGAGGGACTGCCGCTGGTGCTGGTCGAAGCGCTCCACGCCGGCCTCAGGATCGTCAGCACCGATTGCCCGTCAGGGCCGCGCGAGATCCTCGCAGGGGGGCGGTACGGCAAGCTTGTTCCGGTCGGCGACGCAAACCAGCTGGCCGAGGCGATGGAAAGGGCGCTGGCGAGCGTGCCCGACCGTGAGAGCCTGCGTCGTCGTGCCCGGCAACTTGCCAGCCATGCGACGATCGATCGTTATCTTGAGTTGCTGCTCGGCACGGCCTGA
- a CDS encoding NAD-dependent epimerase/dehydratase family protein, translated as MAILVTGCAGFIGMHVARALLARGEAVVGVDDCNDYYDPRLKQARLDEIEKAGGDFSFHRLDFSDAGLLEGALAGAEIDRIVHLGAQAGVRYSLEQPAAYVRSNLVGHANILELARRRQVRHLVYASSSSVYGGGTTLPMSADQRANLPLSLYAATKRADELMSESYAHLFAIPQTGLRFFTVYGPWGRPDMAMWLFTDAVLEGRPIRLFNAGRMRRDFTFVDDVVEGVLRVLDRPPLADGSEKPGGSVAPHALYNIGNNRSEELGELVRLIERATGRTAIVEQAPLQPGDMIDTFADIEPLRRDFGFAPRTRLDEGVPRFVDWFTAERPV; from the coding sequence ATGGCCATCCTCGTCACCGGATGTGCGGGCTTCATCGGGATGCACGTCGCCCGGGCTCTGCTCGCGCGCGGCGAGGCCGTCGTCGGGGTCGACGACTGCAACGACTACTATGATCCCCGGCTCAAGCAGGCCCGCCTCGACGAGATTGAGAAGGCTGGCGGCGACTTCTCCTTTCATCGACTCGACTTTTCGGACGCTGGCTTGCTGGAAGGAGCGCTTGCGGGCGCAGAGATCGACCGCATCGTCCATCTCGGGGCGCAGGCCGGGGTCCGCTACAGCCTCGAGCAGCCGGCGGCCTACGTTCGCTCGAACCTTGTTGGCCACGCCAACATCCTCGAACTGGCCCGCCGGCGGCAGGTCCGCCACCTCGTCTATGCCTCGTCTTCGTCGGTCTATGGCGGCGGAACCACCCTGCCCATGTCGGCCGACCAGCGCGCCAACCTGCCACTGTCTCTCTACGCCGCGACCAAGCGCGCCGACGAGCTGATGAGCGAGAGCTATGCCCATCTCTTCGCCATTCCACAGACGGGCCTACGGTTCTTCACCGTCTATGGCCCGTGGGGCCGCCCGGACATGGCGATGTGGCTGTTCACCGACGCGGTGCTGGAAGGCCGCCCCATCCGCCTTTTCAACGCCGGGCGCATGCGCCGCGACTTCACCTTCGTGGACGACGTCGTCGAGGGCGTGCTGCGGGTGCTCGATCGTCCTCCGCTCGCCGACGGGTCGGAAAAGCCGGGAGGAAGCGTTGCCCCGCACGCCCTCTACAACATCGGCAACAACCGCTCCGAGGAACTCGGCGAGCTCGTCCGGCTGATCGAACGGGCGACCGGCCGGACCGCGATCGTCGAGCAAGCCCCGCTCCAGCCCGGCGACATGATCGACACCTTCGCCGACATCGAGCCGCTCCGGCGCGATTTCGGCTTCGCTCCGCGTACCCGGCTCGACGAGGGCGTACCGCGCTTCGTCGACTGGTTCACCGCAGAGCGTCCGGTCTGA
- a CDS encoding FdtA/QdtA family cupin domain-containing protein: MLLPDQEIIAGCELIELPVRGDERGSLVPMEARREVPFAIERVYTVFGTDQGVRRGFHAHRELQQFALSVAGGCTMVLDDGERRQKIRLDRPNVGLTIPPMVWHEMEDFTPDCVLLVLADAPYAEADYIRGYDDFLALVGAGR; the protein is encoded by the coding sequence ATGCTGTTGCCGGATCAGGAAATCATCGCAGGGTGCGAACTCATCGAGTTGCCCGTGCGCGGCGACGAGCGTGGCTCGCTGGTCCCGATGGAGGCGCGCCGCGAAGTGCCCTTCGCAATTGAGCGGGTCTACACGGTCTTCGGCACCGACCAGGGTGTTCGTCGAGGCTTCCATGCCCATCGCGAGCTGCAGCAGTTCGCGCTCTCGGTGGCGGGCGGCTGCACCATGGTTCTGGACGATGGTGAGCGGCGGCAGAAGATCCGCCTCGACCGGCCTAACGTCGGGCTGACGATCCCGCCGATGGTCTGGCACGAGATGGAGGATTTCACCCCCGACTGCGTGCTGCTTGTCCTTGCCGATGCACCCTATGCCGAGGCCGACTACATCCGCGGCTACGACGACTTCCTCGCGCTTGTGGGTGCAGGCCGATGA
- a CDS encoding oligosaccharide flippase family protein, producing the protein MTDDNSARQILRSSSLIGAASVANVLTGLVRNKLAALLLGPAGFGLIALVQSLVTSLAQVGGLGLANAAVRQLSQADEEQARASVRRALFLGSLTLAALTLALLWLLQKPLGAWLLPDEAAGWSLGLIALAAALTILATTQQFLLTGLRQIGRLALLNVGGALTGTLLGVGALYWLGSGGIPLYILAAPVGALVVGVMVLAPLRPGAAPSSPRLLSELRPMLSLGVPLMLGNLLAPVAQLAIRSAMGDQLGAAALGYYGAASMISVTYIGFVLSAMATDYYPRVSAAYPTPLVARRVVLEQAEIALLLAAPLFLGLQATAPWVLHALYSSQFVEATPLLRWLVLGDTLKTLGWPLGYLLLASGRGKIYIAAEALFALVLVGGTLLLLPRFGVEAAGIAYFAMMSVYLLTQFFIARRLIGLHPGRPLILLALAVIGSVAALALVGSFFPLAGLAIGLPLSAAAGLFGLLRLAHLTEADNRIGRTARTLAARIGR; encoded by the coding sequence ATGACCGATGACAACTCCGCCCGCCAGATCCTCCGCTCCTCCTCGCTGATCGGCGCGGCGTCGGTCGCGAACGTCCTCACCGGTCTCGTCCGAAACAAGCTTGCCGCCTTGCTGCTCGGTCCGGCAGGCTTCGGCCTGATCGCACTGGTCCAGAGCCTGGTGACGAGCCTTGCTCAGGTCGGCGGCCTGGGACTGGCCAATGCGGCGGTTCGCCAGCTGTCCCAAGCCGACGAGGAGCAGGCCCGGGCGAGCGTCCGCCGTGCCTTGTTCCTGGGCTCCCTGACGCTGGCCGCGCTGACGCTCGCCTTGCTCTGGTTGCTGCAGAAGCCGCTCGGCGCCTGGCTCCTTCCGGACGAGGCCGCGGGCTGGTCGCTCGGGCTGATCGCGCTTGCCGCGGCACTGACGATCCTTGCCACGACCCAGCAGTTCCTGCTCACCGGATTGCGGCAGATCGGTCGTTTGGCGCTGCTCAACGTCGGCGGCGCGCTGACGGGGACGTTGCTCGGGGTCGGGGCGCTATACTGGCTGGGGAGCGGAGGAATTCCGCTCTACATCCTCGCCGCTCCGGTCGGCGCGCTCGTCGTGGGCGTGATGGTGCTCGCCCCGCTGCGGCCCGGCGCTGCCCCCTCCTCTCCGCGCCTCCTTTCCGAGCTCAGGCCGATGCTGTCGCTCGGTGTCCCGCTGATGCTCGGCAACCTCCTTGCGCCGGTCGCGCAGCTCGCGATCCGGAGCGCGATGGGAGACCAACTCGGGGCCGCGGCGCTCGGCTATTATGGCGCGGCCAGCATGATCTCGGTGACCTACATCGGCTTCGTGCTGAGCGCGATGGCGACCGACTATTACCCGCGCGTATCCGCCGCTTATCCCACCCCGCTCGTCGCCAGGCGGGTTGTGCTCGAGCAGGCGGAAATCGCACTCTTGCTGGCCGCGCCACTTTTCCTGGGACTGCAGGCGACCGCGCCCTGGGTGCTCCACGCCCTTTATTCCAGCCAGTTCGTCGAGGCGACGCCGCTGCTCCGCTGGCTGGTGCTCGGCGACACGCTCAAGACGCTCGGCTGGCCGCTCGGATACCTTCTGCTCGCCTCGGGACGCGGCAAGATCTACATCGCCGCCGAGGCACTGTTTGCGCTGGTGCTGGTCGGCGGGACCTTGCTGCTGCTCCCCCGCTTCGGGGTGGAAGCCGCCGGCATCGCCTATTTCGCGATGATGAGCGTCTACCTTCTCACCCAATTCTTCATTGCGCGGCGGCTGATCGGCCTCCATCCGGGTCGTCCGTTGATCCTGCTTGCGCTGGCGGTGATCGGATCGGTCGCGGCCTTGGCGCTGGTTGGCTCTTTCTTCCCGCTTGCAGGACTCGCGATCGGCCTTCCGCTTTCGGCCGCCGCCGGACTGTTTGGGCTGCTCCGCCTCGCCCACCTGACCGAGGCCGACAACCGGATCGGACGGACCGCACGGACCCTCGCTGCAAGGATCGGCCGGTGA
- a CDS encoding glycosyltransferase family 4 protein, whose amino-acid sequence MKRWLLVYGPLGMGGIETLIVRLANHLASEGKDVAVLHSGGENVPLLSPDVTPLEYASRQSAIGLGSRWLGREQAPAALISFDPISAALGLAIEAVAPGGHAVHLSGIYHPRAFFMDGERADRRWLNRMVAEAVGFERLFFMNEESRTEKQRRWEVALDRSPIIPVPVEERNRQWSRAASEAPLRIVSVGRLTDFKQYNIGASSIVRRLLDDGVEVSWDIYGDGALEPEVRAAIDRQGVSKQLRLCGTLPYAQLASTLLDYDLFVGLGTAALEASMLGIPTIAATDSSAEGSYGWFHQLPFGNLGERQEGKEPTHRIEQLIRDYRAMPQADRMTLSQDLHSGALRYALPGVARQLEALADAAPSGGAPHAKRLTSMLYGLLTDSLPIRMVRALRQAVPSSNSR is encoded by the coding sequence GTGAAGCGCTGGCTGCTGGTCTATGGGCCGCTCGGAATGGGCGGCATCGAGACACTCATCGTGCGCCTCGCCAATCACCTCGCGAGTGAAGGTAAGGATGTCGCCGTCCTCCACTCGGGCGGTGAGAACGTGCCGTTGCTATCGCCTGACGTGACGCCGCTAGAATATGCCAGCAGGCAGTCTGCGATCGGACTGGGCAGCCGCTGGCTCGGTCGCGAGCAAGCGCCGGCAGCCCTGATCAGCTTCGATCCGATCAGCGCCGCGCTCGGGCTAGCAATTGAAGCCGTCGCGCCAGGCGGACATGCCGTGCACCTCAGCGGCATCTACCATCCGCGTGCCTTCTTCATGGACGGCGAACGCGCGGACCGGCGATGGCTCAACCGTATGGTCGCCGAGGCAGTCGGGTTCGAGCGATTGTTCTTCATGAACGAGGAATCACGGACCGAGAAGCAGCGCCGCTGGGAGGTCGCACTCGACCGATCGCCGATCATCCCGGTCCCGGTCGAAGAGCGCAATCGGCAGTGGAGCCGCGCCGCCAGCGAAGCACCGCTTCGGATCGTATCCGTCGGGCGGCTGACCGACTTCAAGCAATATAATATCGGGGCATCCTCCATCGTCCGCCGGCTGCTCGATGATGGCGTCGAGGTGTCTTGGGACATCTACGGCGATGGCGCGCTCGAGCCCGAGGTAAGGGCCGCGATCGACCGGCAGGGTGTGAGCAAGCAGCTTCGGCTGTGCGGGACCCTGCCCTATGCACAATTGGCCTCGACCCTGCTCGACTATGACCTGTTCGTCGGGCTCGGGACGGCGGCGCTCGAGGCTTCGATGCTCGGCATCCCCACGATCGCTGCTACCGACAGCTCGGCGGAAGGCAGCTACGGCTGGTTTCACCAGCTTCCCTTCGGCAACCTCGGGGAGCGGCAGGAGGGCAAGGAGCCGACACACCGGATCGAGCAACTGATCCGCGACTATCGGGCAATGCCGCAGGCGGACCGCATGACCCTGTCGCAGGACCTGCATTCGGGCGCTCTCCGCTATGCGCTTCCGGGTGTCGCAAGGCAGCTCGAGGCGCTGGCCGATGCCGCGCCCTCAGGCGGCGCGCCGCACGCCAAACGGCTCACATCCATGCTCTACGGATTGCTGACCGACAGCCTTCCAATCAGGATGGTCCGGGCGCTCCGTCAGGCCGTGCCGAGCAGCAACTCAAGATAA
- a CDS encoding NTP transferase domain-containing protein gives MAARLAALIAAAGTGSRAGLPYPKTLHPVRGKPILIHLLDRLKAHDGNPTIIVSPSGLEPISRTLEEHGREAHLLVQEKPTGMGDAVLAFRQSPAFDPDADVLLAWGDIPLLEEATIAGLVARHREEGNDFTFASRPVAQAYTRVARDAAGAVTALEETRELGVEPEPGERDIGLFVFRAGPILQLLEHHRDEGLGRATGEHGFLYIVAHAAASGFKVEALPIATEQDCISLNRLSDLDGA, from the coding sequence ATGGCCGCTAGGCTCGCCGCGCTCATCGCCGCCGCCGGCACCGGGAGCCGGGCGGGGCTGCCCTATCCGAAGACGCTGCACCCGGTTCGCGGCAAGCCGATCCTGATCCACCTGCTCGATCGCTTGAAGGCGCATGACGGGAATCCGACGATCATCGTCTCGCCGAGCGGGCTCGAACCCATCTCGCGGACCCTCGAGGAACATGGCCGCGAGGCGCACCTGCTGGTGCAGGAGAAGCCAACGGGCATGGGTGACGCCGTGCTCGCCTTCCGGCAGTCGCCCGCCTTCGATCCCGATGCAGACGTGCTGCTGGCCTGGGGCGACATCCCGCTGCTCGAGGAAGCCACCATTGCCGGGCTCGTGGCGCGCCATCGCGAAGAGGGCAACGACTTCACCTTCGCCAGCCGACCGGTGGCGCAGGCCTATACGCGGGTAGCCCGCGATGCGGCCGGCGCGGTCACCGCGCTCGAGGAGACCCGCGAACTCGGCGTCGAACCCGAGCCTGGCGAGCGCGACATCGGGCTCTTCGTGTTCCGGGCCGGACCGATCCTGCAATTGCTGGAGCACCACCGGGACGAGGGGCTCGGCCGCGCCACCGGTGAGCATGGCTTCCTGTACATCGTCGCCCACGCTGCCGCTTCGGGCTTCAAGGTCGAGGCGCTGCCCATTGCCACGGAGCAGGATTGCATCTCGCTCAACCGGCTTTCCGATCTCGACGGGGCCTGA
- a CDS encoding UDP-glucose/GDP-mannose dehydrogenase family protein has protein sequence MRICMIGTGYVGLVSGACFADFGHDVTCVDKVPAKIEGLLAGRMPIWEPGLEALVQHNASRGRLKFTTDLVEGIRDADAVFIAVGTPARRGDGHADLSFVYAAAKEIAGALTRPAVIVTKSTVPVGTGDEIARILKENGAPEGTSVASNPEFLREGAAIRDFKIPDRIVVGAEEESAREALREVYRPLFLNKAPILFTGRRTAELIKYAANAFLATKISFINEIADLCEAVGADVQEVSRGIGLDNRIGSKFLHAGPGYGGSCFPKDTLALLQTAETYDVPMRIVSSVVEVNDARKAAIADRVRDALGGELAGKKVGVLGLTFKPNTDDMRDAPSLTLIKRLQEGGAEVVAFDPVGREQAEPMLPGVTFADDAYALAKGADALVLVTEWDEFRALDLKRLAATMRGTALVDLRNVYVPEDVRRAGLSYRGIGRGEHRS, from the coding sequence ATGCGCATCTGCATGATCGGCACGGGCTACGTCGGCCTCGTCTCGGGCGCCTGTTTCGCCGACTTTGGTCATGACGTCACTTGTGTGGACAAGGTACCGGCCAAGATCGAGGGGCTGCTCGCCGGGCGGATGCCGATCTGGGAGCCGGGGCTCGAGGCGCTGGTTCAGCATAATGCGTCGCGCGGTCGGCTGAAGTTCACCACCGACCTGGTGGAAGGCATCCGCGACGCCGATGCCGTGTTCATCGCGGTCGGCACGCCGGCCCGTCGCGGCGACGGACATGCAGACCTCAGCTTCGTCTATGCCGCTGCCAAGGAGATCGCCGGCGCCCTCACCCGCCCGGCGGTCATCGTCACCAAATCGACCGTCCCGGTCGGAACGGGCGACGAGATCGCCCGCATTCTCAAAGAGAATGGGGCTCCCGAGGGCACCAGCGTCGCGTCGAACCCCGAGTTCCTGCGCGAGGGCGCGGCCATCCGCGACTTCAAGATTCCCGACCGGATCGTGGTGGGTGCCGAAGAGGAAAGCGCCCGCGAAGCCCTCCGCGAGGTCTACCGGCCGCTGTTCCTCAACAAGGCACCGATCCTGTTCACCGGGCGGCGCACGGCCGAGCTGATCAAATATGCCGCCAATGCCTTCCTTGCGACCAAGATCAGCTTCATCAACGAGATCGCCGACCTGTGCGAAGCGGTCGGTGCCGACGTGCAGGAGGTGTCGCGCGGAATCGGGCTCGACAACCGGATCGGCTCCAAGTTCCTCCATGCCGGGCCCGGCTACGGCGGCAGCTGCTTCCCCAAGGACACGCTGGCCCTGCTGCAGACGGCCGAGACCTATGACGTGCCGATGCGGATCGTCTCTTCGGTGGTCGAGGTCAATGACGCCCGCAAGGCGGCAATCGCCGACCGGGTCCGCGATGCGCTCGGGGGCGAGCTTGCGGGCAAGAAGGTCGGCGTGCTCGGCCTGACCTTCAAGCCGAACACCGACGACATGCGCGACGCGCCCAGCCTGACCCTGATCAAGCGACTTCAGGAAGGCGGTGCCGAGGTCGTCGCCTTCGATCCCGTGGGTCGCGAACAGGCCGAGCCGATGCTGCCCGGCGTGACCTTCGCCGACGACGCCTACGCGCTGGCCAAGGGTGCCGACGCGCTGGTGCTGGTGACCGAGTGGGATGAATTCCGCGCCCTCGACCTCAAGCGCCTCGCCGCCACCATGCGCGGCACGGCGCTGGTCGATCTTCGCAACGTCTATGTGCCCGAGGACGTGCGCCGGGCCGGACTCAGCTATCGCGGCATCGGTCGCGGCGAGCATCGCAGCTAG
- a CDS encoding GNAT family N-acetyltransferase: protein MFEVRRYSADDADCWNALVAQSKTGLFLFDRRFMDYHSDRFEDVSALVLRDGEPVAALPASRHGDEAVSHGGLTFGGLIARSDLRTPDVIDAFDKALEGLRDWGVRKLTIKSIPAPFTTQPSGELDYHLWRRGFVLAGRDVSSIVPLRDPLSPSKAKLRDSKRAAKLGCEVRDTSLADFHPLLAEVLLARHGRDPVHSQDELVQLQAALPDRLLVRCAWLDGEPVAGTLLFRYGAVWHTQYLASNEAGRKANALDLVIASAMAEAASEGADWFSFGISMSGEELNEGLLWQKESFGARTILFDRWTGDL, encoded by the coding sequence ATGTTCGAGGTGAGGCGCTACTCCGCGGATGATGCGGACTGCTGGAACGCGCTGGTGGCGCAGTCGAAGACCGGGCTGTTCCTCTTCGACCGCCGCTTCATGGATTATCATTCCGACCGCTTCGAAGACGTCAGCGCGTTGGTGCTGCGGGATGGCGAGCCGGTCGCGGCACTTCCGGCCTCGCGCCACGGGGACGAAGCGGTGAGCCATGGCGGCCTGACCTTCGGCGGGCTGATCGCCCGTTCCGACCTTCGAACCCCCGACGTCATCGACGCCTTCGACAAGGCTCTTGAGGGACTGCGCGACTGGGGCGTGCGTAAGCTCACCATCAAGAGCATTCCCGCGCCCTTCACGACACAGCCATCGGGCGAGCTCGACTATCATCTGTGGCGCCGTGGCTTCGTGTTGGCCGGGCGCGACGTGTCGAGCATCGTCCCGCTTCGCGACCCGCTTTCCCCATCCAAGGCCAAGCTTCGCGACTCCAAGCGCGCGGCCAAGCTCGGCTGCGAGGTGCGCGACACCTCACTGGCGGACTTCCATCCGCTCCTCGCCGAAGTGCTGCTTGCACGCCATGGGCGCGATCCTGTGCACAGCCAGGACGAGCTCGTGCAATTGCAGGCGGCGCTTCCGGATCGGCTGCTGGTCCGCTGCGCGTGGCTCGACGGCGAGCCGGTCGCCGGCACCCTCCTGTTCCGCTACGGCGCCGTCTGGCACACCCAATATCTTGCCTCCAACGAGGCTGGCCGCAAGGCGAATGCGCTCGACCTCGTGATCGCCTCCGCCATGGCTGAGGCGGCCTCGGAGGGAGCGGACTGGTTCAGCTTCGGCATCTCGATGAGCGGCGAAGAGCTCAACGAGGGCTTGCTATGGCAGAAGGAGAGCTTCGGCGCCCGGACGATCCTGTTCGATCGCTGGACCGGCGACCTCTGA